Genomic DNA from Hymenobacter jejuensis:
GCCCAGGCCGCCCTGATACAGAAATACGGCGTACTGCGTGCTGATCTTGTCGTCCTGACCCACGCCCACAAAGCCCAGCGCACCGGTTTGCAGCTTTTCTTGCCGTGCCAGCACGGTTTGGAGATCTTTCAGCGTTTTGACGGCGGCAATGCGATCCAGTTCCGGCTTGAGCGGCGCGATCCCGATTTTCTCAATCGCCATCGTGTCCATGCCGGTGGCGAAATAGTCGCCCACTTTCTGGTCGTTGCTGCCTTTGGCGGCCGACTGCGATTTGGAAGCGGCTTCCTCCAGAATCTGGCGCATCACGGCCAAGTTGTTGTCCGACAGTACATCGAAGCTGCCCCACGACGATTCAGCCGGTGGTATCGGATTGTTTTTCAGCCAATTGCCATTGGCATACTGAAAGAAGTCGTCGCACGGCGACACCGACGGATCAATGTTGGCGACCGCAATGCCGACTCCTTTCACCGTGGCTTCTTCGGCCGCGGCAGTTGCAGGGGCAGTGGTAGCACCCGAATCCACGGTAGCAGCCGGCTTCGACGAGCTACAGCTCGCCAGCGAAAGGCCTGCTGCCACTATGGCTAACGTTATAGTATTTCTGTTTTTCATGAAAAAATGAGGTTGGGTGGCTGAATGTAAGCAACGGCGTTGCAGAAATCATAGATACTTATACAACTCATTAATAATCAGTTATTTATATAAACATATGTCGTACGATAATATCAAGCGCTAGGCAAAGCAATCTGCTATGATGGCTGCCAGCAATCCGGTCGGCTTTCTACTTATTTCTTCGCTCCCGTTTGTCATCTTAAGTCTCAATAAAAAAGGTGATCTACGCAAAGCAGACCACCTTTTAAATAATTGATTATCAGGAATTTATATTATTTACCAGATCTTAGCGCGATCGGCGGCGGCACGCATCATTTTCGAGTTTTCTTTGCAGCCAAAGGCTTCGTAGAACTGCGGCATGTTCATGAGCGGGCCGATGACGCGGTACTGACCCGGCGAGTGCGGGTCGGTGAGGATACGCTGGCGCAGGGCTTCGGGGCGCATCTGGCTGCGCCACACTTGCGCGTAGCCCAGGAAAAAGCGCTGCTCGGGCGTGAAGCCGTCGTAGTTGACGCGGGGCTTGCCGGCGATGGCCTTCTGCATGGCCGTATACGCAATGTTGAGACCACCGAGGTCGGCTAGGTTCTCGCCCATCGTCAGCTTGCCGTTGATGTGCAAGGAATCCAAGGGCATGAAGGCGTCGAACTGCTTGCCCACCACATCGGCGCGCTGCGTGAATTTGGCGGCATCTTCTTTCGTCCACCAGTCGCGCAGGTTGCCTTGCGCATCGTATTGGCGGCCTTGGTCGTCGAAACCGTGGGTCATCTCGTGCCCAATTACCACCCCAATAGCACCATAGTTGACGGCATCATCAGCCTTCGGATCGAAGAACGGCGGGTGCAGGATGCCGGCCGGGAACACGATTTCGTTCATCGGCGGATTGTAGTAGGCGTTCACCGTCGGCGGCGTCATGCCCCACTCGCCCCGATCAATGGGCTTGCCCAGCTTTTTGGCTTCGTCATTCGAGGCCCAAATGCGGGAGTTGAGCACGTTCTTCAGGTACGAATCACGAGTGATCGTCAGGGCTGAATAGTCCTTCCATTTGTCAGGGTAGCCGATTTTCACGGTGAAGGCATTCAGCTTCTTGAGCGCTTCCGCCTTGGTTGCAGCACTCATCCAGTCGCTTTGCTGAATGTGCTCGGCAAAGGCCGCTTTCAGGTTATTAACTAGCTCTAGTGCTTTGGCTTTGGCTTCCGGCGGAAAGGCTTTGTCGACATACACTTGGCCAAAGGCTTCGCCCAATGCATTGTCCGTGGAGCGCAGCATGCGTTTCCAACGCGGCTGCTGTTGCTTGACGCCGCTGAGGACTTGCGAATAACGGAACTGCTCGTCGCTGTAGGCTTTGGGCAGGGCGCCTGCCACGGAGCTCACCAAATGCCAGCGCATGTACGTCTTCCAGTCGTTGAGCGGCTCGGTTTTGAGCATTGCGTTGGCTTCCTTCAGGAAAGCTGGCTGGCCCACAATCACTTCCTTGGCCGCGCCCAGGTTGGTTTGGGCAAGCAGCGTCGGGATGCCCAGGTTCGGGAACTGCTTTTGCAGCTCGGCCACGGTCATCTTGTTGTAGTTGGCGTAGGGGTCGCGCAATTCCACGCGGGTTTTCGAAGCTTTCGCCAGCCGCGTTTCGATGCGCATAATGGCGGCGGCCTCTTTGGCGGCTGTCGCCTCGCTCTCGCCCATGAGCTTAAACGTGTTGGTGATGTAGGTCACGTAGGCCGCACGAATGGCTTTCGAACGTGCATCATCCTTGAGATAATAATCGCGGTCGGGCAGGCCCAAGCCGCCTTGGCGAAACTGCACCGCATATTGCGTGCTGTTCTTTTCGTCTTGCCCAACGCCCATGTTGAGCACCGAACCCGTGCTCAGCATTTGCTGGCGGGCTAAGGCAGTTTGCAGCCCTTTGAGGTCTTTAATGGCGTCGATGCGGGCCAACTCGGGCTTCAAGGGCGTGATGCCCGCTTTCTCGATGGCCATCGAATCCATGGCCGAGGCGTAGTAGTCGCCTACTTTTTGGGTGTTGCTGCCTTTGGCCGCCGTAGTAGCCTGATTAGCAACATCATTCAGAATATCGTGCATGACAGCCGTATTCCGATCGATGAGCTCATTAAAGCTGCCCCAGCCGGTTTCGGAGGCCGGGATCTGGTCTTTTTTCAGCCAGTTGCCGCTGGAATAATGGAAAAAATCGTCGCACGGCGACACCGACGGATCGATGTTGGCGACGTCAATGCCGACGCCTTTCACGGCGGGTTCAGCGGCTGGCGCAGCTGTTGCAGCCGGAGCGCTGTCTGCTGCTGGGGCGGTGGTAGCCGCCGTTTTCGACGAGCTACAGCTCGCCAAGGTCAAACCCATAACGGCCACGGCGGCCAGGGTCAGACTATTTCGGTTTTTCATGGGTGGAATACGTGTGGATTAGGAAACCAGAAAAGAAAGATAAGTAGAATCTGAGCACACCCCTGAAGGCTTCGACTGCTCATTTTCTAAAATTAATCATATCGAAACAAAAAAGGTGACTAACGCCATGTTAGTCACCTTTTTAACTTAAGCAATAAGCTGAAGCTTGATTACCAGATTTTAGCCCGCACATTTTCGGCGCGCACCATCTTGGCGTCCTGCTTACAACCGAATGCTTCGTAGAACTCTGGCATGTTTTGCAGCGGACCGTTGGTACGGAACTGCGCCGGCGAGTGCGGATCGGTCAATACCTGCTGACGCAAGTATTCCGGCCGCGAATTCGTGCGCCAGATCTGGGCCCAGGCCAAGAAGAAGCGTTGCTCGGGCGTGAAGCCGTCTACTTTGGTTTTGGGCTTGCCGGCCAGCTGCTTTTGCAAAGCCGTGTAGGCCAGGTTCAAACCGCCGAGGTCAGCCAGGTTTTCACCCATCGTCAGCTTGCCGTTTACAAACACCGAATCAACGGGTGAGAAGGCGCTGTATTGGTTGCCCACGAGCGTAGCACGCTGCACAAACTTGTCTGCGTCTTCCTTGGTCCACCAGTCGCGCAGGTTGCCCACCGCATCCGACTGACGGCCTTGGTCGTCGAAACCGTGCGTCATCTCGTGCCCAATTACGGCACCCATACCGCCGTAGTTCACCGCGTCGTCGGCCTTAGGGTCGAAGAACGGCGGCTGCATGATACCTGCCGGAAACACAATCTCGTTCATCGACGGATTGTAGTAAGCGTTCACCGTCGGCGGTGTCATGCCCCACTCGGTGCGGTCGATTGGTTTGCCGTATTTGTTAATGTTCTGATTATAAGACCATTGACGAGCATTCAGTACATTCTGCAGATACGAGTCGCGGCTCACGTTGAGCGCCGAATAGTCCTTCCATTTGTCGGGGTAGCCGATCTTCACGGTAAAGGCATTCAGCTTCTTCAAGGCCTCCGCCTTGGTCGCGTCGCTCATCCAGGTGTTCTGCTGAATGTGCTCGGCAAATGAAGCCTTCAGGTTGTTCACCATTTCCATGGCTTTCGCCTTGGCTTCCGGCGTAAACGCCTTATCTACCCAGAGTTGGCCGAAAGCCTCGCCGAGAGCACCGTTCGTCGAAGCCAACATGCGCTTCCAGCGCGGCTGCTGTTGCTTGGCGCCGGTTTGTACCTGTTCAAAGCGGAATTGCTCGTCGCCGTACGCTTTTGGCAGGGCCGAGGCCACAGAGCTCACCAGCTGCCAGCGCAGATACGTTTTCATATCCGCCAGCGGCTCCGATTTCATCATGCCGCTCAGCGTCTTGAAGAACGCAGGCTGCCCCACGATCACTTCTTTGGCTGCGCCTAACTTGTTCTGCGCCAGCATAGTAGGCAGACCAATGTTCGGAAACTCCGTGTTGGCTTGCACCAACGTCATTTTGTTGTAGTTGGCGTTCGGGTCGCGCAGCTCTACGCGGCTTTTCGAAGCCTCGGCCAGTTTGGTTTCGATGCGCAACACGGCCGCGGCTTTCTTGGCCGCCGTCGCCTCGTTGTCGCCCATGAGCTTGAACGTATTGGTCATGTACGTCACAAACGCATTGCGTACGGTTTTCGAGCGCGCATCATCCTTGAGGTAATAATCGCGGTCGGGCATGCTCAGGCCGCCTTGATTGAGGTTCACGGCATACACCGTGCTCATCTTGCGGTCGGGGGCCACGCCAGCCCGGAAAAACGGACCGGTGCCGAGCATTTGCTCGTGGGCAATAAGGGTTTGCAGGCCCTTCAAGTCCTTGACGGCATCAATGCGGACCAGCTCGGGCTTCAGGGGCGCGATGCCCGCTTTCTCGATGGCCATCGAATCCATGGCCGAGGCGTAGAAATCGCCTACTTTTTGTGCGTTGGTACCTTTGGTAGCGCTGCGGTTGGCCGCGGCTTCTTCCAGAATCTGGCGGCTAACGGCGTTGTTGCGCTCAGCCAGCTGCTGAAAACTGCCCCAACGAACTTCAGCAGCCGGTATCGGATTGCTTTTCAGCCAGCTACCACTTGCGTAATGAAAGAAGTCGTCGCAAGGAGAAACGGCCGCATCAATATTTGTTACGTCCAGACCTACGCCTTTTACCATGGGCTCTTCGGCCGGAGCCGCCGTGGCAGAAGCCGTAGTTGCTGGCGCAGTAGTCGTAGCGGCGGTTTTCGACGAGCTGCAACCCGCCAAAGCCAATCCCGCCATGGCCACGGCAGCCAGCGTTAAATTGTTTTTGTTTTTCATGTAAGCTGTGAATTGTGAGGGACTTAAAAATCAGGCGAGAAATATAAGCGATATTATCCTAGTTTGACTTAACATAGTTATGTGCTAAATTCAGAAAATGGCATTTTGCTAGAACCTCATTATATCTGTGCCCCTTTGATTCCGTGGCGTTTACTTACATAAGCAGGAAAAATGCTTAAGTATGCCGGAATCTTATTTTACATAAAACATTGATTGTTAATTACTTACGGAAAAATGGTTTATTTTTAAATTATTACTTCTCTGGCAACGCCCTCAGAAAATTCTAGCTGGAAATTAAATATCGAAAAAGCAGGCCCAACACTTCCCACGGACTCCACACTAATCAATTAGCATTTGTCTATACTCGACTGAAATTTCGCGTGTAGTGTTATAATCCGGCGCATGTGTTGCTGAACCTAAGGAGCGGTTTTTGGTGTTGCAGCCGGGGCTAAATCCGTACCTTGCTTCCCTATGCCGCCGCTGTTTAATCGCCGTTCTGAAATCGGGTTGTCCCCTTCGCTGCCGCCGGCACCGCTGGCCCTTGCCGAATTGCTGGTGCGCGTGCGCCAAACCCTTGCCGACCGCTTTCCGGAATCGTATTGGGTAGTGGCCGAAATTGCGGATCTTACGCTGCCGCGCTTCGACGGCGCCCATTGCTACTTAGTCCTTACTGATCAGCACGTTACGGGGCGCGGCGCGCAGCTCAAGGCGCAGGCACGCGCTACCATCTGGAGCCAGCGCTTTCAGCAGCTCGCTCCGGCGTTTGAGGAGCAAACCGGCCAGTCGTTGCGCCTCGGCCTGAAGGTGATGCTGCGGGTAAAAGTGACTTTTCACGAGCAATACGGCCTGAGTCTCGACGTGCTGGCCATCGACCCGACGTACACGGTGGGCGAACTGGCCCGCCAGCGCCTGCTGACCATTAAAAAGCTGGAAGCCAAAGGGTTGTTGGATCGGCAGAAGGAGCTTTCCCTAGCGTTGGGGCCTCAGCGCTTGGCGGTTATCTCCTCTCCTACTGCGGCTGGTTTTCAGGACTTTGTGCACCAGCTCGGCGAGTCACCCTACGATTTTGCGGTAGCCCTGTTTCCGGCTTCGATGCAGGGCGAAGACTCGCCCGCCAGCATTCGGGCGGCCCTGGACCTGATTCGCCCGCGTCGACAACAGTTTGATGCTGTGATCATTATCCGGGGCGGCGGCAGCAAAACCGATTTACTGGCTTTCGACGATTACGGCCTAAGCGCCGCCGTAGGCAGCTTTCCGGTGCCGGTGCTCACGGGCATCGGGCACGAACGCGACGAAGCCGTGATCGACTTGGCGGCACATCTTTCTCTCAAAACGCCCACGGCGGTAGCCGCTTTCCTGACCGAACGCTTGGCCCGCCTCGATGCCGTATTTAGCGGATACGCCGGGCGCATTCGGGAGCTGGCAGCCGCCCAGGTGCAGGACGCCAACGACTACCTTACCCGACTGGCCCGCTACACCCAACAAGCGGCTCAAGGCCAGCTCGATCAGCAGCGCGATGCGTTGCAGCAGCGCATTCGGGCGGCTACGGTGGCACCGCGCGCGCAGCTCAGGCAGCAGTTTCGGCAACTAGTCCGCATTCGGCATGCCCTTCCTCGGGCCGCTGGCCGGGCGCTGGCGGGGCAGCAACGGCGGCTGCGCAAGTTCGGGCGGCTGCTGGAGCAGCGGTTTCGGCGCCTGCATCGGCGGCGGCGCGAGCAGTTGCTGCGGCAGCGCTATCACGTGCAGTTGCTAGCAGAGCGTGTGCTGCACCGCGCCGAGTTGCGTTTGGCGCATGCCACGGCCTATCGGCTGCCGGAAGCGCCCGCTCCCATCGTCCAACTTTTGGGCTCCGACGGCCAGGCTCTCCCGCTCGAAGCCGCTACGCCGGGCACCGAAGTATTGCTACGCTTGCCGGAAGCCGATTTGCAGGCGCGCATCACCGCCCGCCAGCCCAGCCCGGCTCCTGCCCTTCCGCTTTAACTTGATTTGCTTTATGACCAACGATATCACCTACCGCCAAGCCATTGCGGAGCTAGAAACCATTTTGCGCAGCCTCGAAACCGAAACCGTGGACGTTGACGACCTCACGGCGCGCGTGCAGCGCTCAGCTGAACTCATCCGGCTGTGCAAGCAAAAGCTGCGCTCGGCCGAATCCGCCATCGACCGAGTATTTGAAAACCTGGACGAGGAAGAGGAGAATCTG
This window encodes:
- the xseB gene encoding exodeoxyribonuclease VII small subunit; the encoded protein is MTNDITYRQAIAELETILRSLETETVDVDDLTARVQRSAELIRLCKQKLRSAESAIDRVFENLDEEEENLEEEEEEFSDGEEEDEEEDEDDTDRGAPRGRLF
- a CDS encoding M13 family metallopeptidase → MKNKNNLTLAAVAMAGLALAGCSSSKTAATTTAPATTASATAAPAEEPMVKGVGLDVTNIDAAVSPCDDFFHYASGSWLKSNPIPAAEVRWGSFQQLAERNNAVSRQILEEAAANRSATKGTNAQKVGDFYASAMDSMAIEKAGIAPLKPELVRIDAVKDLKGLQTLIAHEQMLGTGPFFRAGVAPDRKMSTVYAVNLNQGGLSMPDRDYYLKDDARSKTVRNAFVTYMTNTFKLMGDNEATAAKKAAAVLRIETKLAEASKSRVELRDPNANYNKMTLVQANTEFPNIGLPTMLAQNKLGAAKEVIVGQPAFFKTLSGMMKSEPLADMKTYLRWQLVSSVASALPKAYGDEQFRFEQVQTGAKQQQPRWKRMLASTNGALGEAFGQLWVDKAFTPEAKAKAMEMVNNLKASFAEHIQQNTWMSDATKAEALKKLNAFTVKIGYPDKWKDYSALNVSRDSYLQNVLNARQWSYNQNINKYGKPIDRTEWGMTPPTVNAYYNPSMNEIVFPAGIMQPPFFDPKADDAVNYGGMGAVIGHEMTHGFDDQGRQSDAVGNLRDWWTKEDADKFVQRATLVGNQYSAFSPVDSVFVNGKLTMGENLADLGGLNLAYTALQKQLAGKPKTKVDGFTPEQRFFLAWAQIWRTNSRPEYLRQQVLTDPHSPAQFRTNGPLQNMPEFYEAFGCKQDAKMVRAENVRAKIW
- the xseA gene encoding exodeoxyribonuclease VII large subunit, producing MPPLFNRRSEIGLSPSLPPAPLALAELLVRVRQTLADRFPESYWVVAEIADLTLPRFDGAHCYLVLTDQHVTGRGAQLKAQARATIWSQRFQQLAPAFEEQTGQSLRLGLKVMLRVKVTFHEQYGLSLDVLAIDPTYTVGELARQRLLTIKKLEAKGLLDRQKELSLALGPQRLAVISSPTAAGFQDFVHQLGESPYDFAVALFPASMQGEDSPASIRAALDLIRPRRQQFDAVIIIRGGGSKTDLLAFDDYGLSAAVGSFPVPVLTGIGHERDEAVIDLAAHLSLKTPTAVAAFLTERLARLDAVFSGYAGRIRELAAAQVQDANDYLTRLARYTQQAAQGQLDQQRDALQQRIRAATVAPRAQLRQQFRQLVRIRHALPRAAGRALAGQQRRLRKFGRLLEQRFRRLHRRRREQLLRQRYHVQLLAERVLHRAELRLAHATAYRLPEAPAPIVQLLGSDGQALPLEAATPGTEVLLRLPEADLQARITARQPSPAPALPL
- a CDS encoding M13 family metallopeptidase; the encoded protein is MKNRNSLTLAAVAVMGLTLASCSSSKTAATTAPAADSAPAATAAPAAEPAVKGVGIDVANIDPSVSPCDDFFHYSSGNWLKKDQIPASETGWGSFNELIDRNTAVMHDILNDVANQATTAAKGSNTQKVGDYYASAMDSMAIEKAGITPLKPELARIDAIKDLKGLQTALARQQMLSTGSVLNMGVGQDEKNSTQYAVQFRQGGLGLPDRDYYLKDDARSKAIRAAYVTYITNTFKLMGESEATAAKEAAAIMRIETRLAKASKTRVELRDPYANYNKMTVAELQKQFPNLGIPTLLAQTNLGAAKEVIVGQPAFLKEANAMLKTEPLNDWKTYMRWHLVSSVAGALPKAYSDEQFRYSQVLSGVKQQQPRWKRMLRSTDNALGEAFGQVYVDKAFPPEAKAKALELVNNLKAAFAEHIQQSDWMSAATKAEALKKLNAFTVKIGYPDKWKDYSALTITRDSYLKNVLNSRIWASNDEAKKLGKPIDRGEWGMTPPTVNAYYNPPMNEIVFPAGILHPPFFDPKADDAVNYGAIGVVIGHEMTHGFDDQGRQYDAQGNLRDWWTKEDAAKFTQRADVVGKQFDAFMPLDSLHINGKLTMGENLADLGGLNIAYTAMQKAIAGKPRVNYDGFTPEQRFFLGYAQVWRSQMRPEALRQRILTDPHSPGQYRVIGPLMNMPQFYEAFGCKENSKMMRAAADRAKIW